One window of the Populus trichocarpa isolate Nisqually-1 chromosome 9, P.trichocarpa_v4.1, whole genome shotgun sequence genome contains the following:
- the LOC7468564 gene encoding dehydrodolichyl diphosphate synthase 2 isoform X2, protein MQSLNLPIPIYNNNLAPRKADKHSLFRNTRDQTHRFPTLLLAAKHDLDLKEEEDKGVAAVPLPEGLLREAMPRHVAVIMDGNARWARQRGFIALSAGHEAGARSLRELVELCCDWGVRVLTVFAFSYDNWIRPKVEVDFLMSLFERMLKSELDNFVRQGARVSTIGDSSRLSESLKKLISDVEEKTKDNSRLHLIVAVSYSGKYDVTQACKSIAQKVKDGTVQLEDIDESLLEQELETNCAEYPCPDLLIRTSGELRISNFLLWQLAYTELFFAEALWPDFGKAEFIEALTSYQQRQRRYGGRRS, encoded by the exons ATGCAATCCTTGAACCTCCCAATACCAATTTACAACAACAATCTAGCTCCTCGAAAAGCTGACAAGCATTCTCTCTTTAGAAACACAAGAGACCAAACGCACCGTTTCCCTACTTTGCTTCTCGCGGCCAAACATGACTTGGATCTCAAAGAGGAAGAAGATAAAGGAGTGGCGGCTGTGCCTTTGCCGGAGGGGCTACTGAGGGAGGCGATGCCCCGTCACGTGGCGGTGATAATGGATGGCAATGCGAGATGGGCCAGGCAGCGTGGGTTTATAGCATTATCCGCTGGGCATGAAGCTGGTGCACGGTCACTTAGGGAGCTTGTGGAGTTGTGTTGTGACTGGGGGGTTAGAGTTCTCACTGTTTTTGCCTTCTCTTATGATAATTGGATTAGGCCTAAG GTGGAGGTTGATTTCTTGATGAGTTTATTTGAAAGGATGTTGAAGTCCGAGTTGGATAATTTTGTCAG GCAGGGCGCTCGAGTCTCTACAATTGGAGACTCGTCCAGGCTCTCGGAATCTCTGAAGAAACTGATAAGTGACGTAGAGGAGAAGACGAAAGACAACTCCAGACTTCATCTTATCGTGGCAGTCAGCTATAGTGGGAAATATGATGTTACACAGGCATGCAAAAGCATTGCTCAAAAGGTAAAGGATGGTACTGTTCAACTAGAAGACATCGATGAAAGCCTACTTGAACAGGAATTGGAAACAAATTGTGCCGAGTATCCATGCCCTGATTTATTGATACGAACCAGTGGAGAACTTAGAATCAGCAATTTCTTACTGTGGCAGCTGGCCTACACTGAACTCTTCTTCGCAGAAGCACTCTGGCCTGATTTTGGAAAAGCTGAGTTTATAGAGGCCTTGACTTCCTACCAGCAAAGACAGAGACGCTATGGTGGACGACGTTCATAA
- the LOC7468564 gene encoding cis-prenyltransferase 4, chloroplastic isoform X1 has product MQSLNLPIPIYNNNLAPRKADKHSLFRNTRDQTHRFPTLLLAAKHDLDLKEEEDKGVAAVPLPEGLLREAMPRHVAVIMDGNARWARQRGFIALSAGHEAGARSLRELVELCCDWGVRVLTVFAFSYDNWIRPKVSSLPSLFLSFVQVEVDFLMSLFERMLKSELDNFVRQGARVSTIGDSSRLSESLKKLISDVEEKTKDNSRLHLIVAVSYSGKYDVTQACKSIAQKVKDGTVQLEDIDESLLEQELETNCAEYPCPDLLIRTSGELRISNFLLWQLAYTELFFAEALWPDFGKAEFIEALTSYQQRQRRYGGRRS; this is encoded by the exons ATGCAATCCTTGAACCTCCCAATACCAATTTACAACAACAATCTAGCTCCTCGAAAAGCTGACAAGCATTCTCTCTTTAGAAACACAAGAGACCAAACGCACCGTTTCCCTACTTTGCTTCTCGCGGCCAAACATGACTTGGATCTCAAAGAGGAAGAAGATAAAGGAGTGGCGGCTGTGCCTTTGCCGGAGGGGCTACTGAGGGAGGCGATGCCCCGTCACGTGGCGGTGATAATGGATGGCAATGCGAGATGGGCCAGGCAGCGTGGGTTTATAGCATTATCCGCTGGGCATGAAGCTGGTGCACGGTCACTTAGGGAGCTTGTGGAGTTGTGTTGTGACTGGGGGGTTAGAGTTCTCACTGTTTTTGCCTTCTCTTATGATAATTGGATTAGGCCTAAGGTCAGTAGCCTTCCCtctctcttcctttcttttg TGCAGGTGGAGGTTGATTTCTTGATGAGTTTATTTGAAAGGATGTTGAAGTCCGAGTTGGATAATTTTGTCAG GCAGGGCGCTCGAGTCTCTACAATTGGAGACTCGTCCAGGCTCTCGGAATCTCTGAAGAAACTGATAAGTGACGTAGAGGAGAAGACGAAAGACAACTCCAGACTTCATCTTATCGTGGCAGTCAGCTATAGTGGGAAATATGATGTTACACAGGCATGCAAAAGCATTGCTCAAAAGGTAAAGGATGGTACTGTTCAACTAGAAGACATCGATGAAAGCCTACTTGAACAGGAATTGGAAACAAATTGTGCCGAGTATCCATGCCCTGATTTATTGATACGAACCAGTGGAGAACTTAGAATCAGCAATTTCTTACTGTGGCAGCTGGCCTACACTGAACTCTTCTTCGCAGAAGCACTCTGGCCTGATTTTGGAAAAGCTGAGTTTATAGAGGCCTTGACTTCCTACCAGCAAAGACAGAGACGCTATGGTGGACGACGTTCATAA